The stretch of DNA CAATCGGTGCTCTCAAACCAGCATCGACTGCTGGGCGAAGATACCCGCCATCGCGCCTTGCCATGATGCCGTGGTGACCGAGGGCATGAGGGGGTTGGCGAGGTCGCCGGCGGCGTAGATGCCAGGCATGCTGGTTTGGCGGCGCTCGTCGACCTTGAGGGCGATGCCGAGGGGCGTATCCACCGTGGCAAGACCCAGTGATTCATGCAGGCTTGCGGACGGCTTGTTGCGCGGATGCGCGAACAGGATGTCGACCGCGACATCGGGGCCGGTATCGAGCTTGACGGTGGCATTATGGGCCCCGTGATGGGCGATCCCGGTGATCCGGCCATCGACGACAGGTACGTTGCGGCTAGCCAGATCGGCCCGGATATCGGGCGGAATGTCGTGACCATCGGCGAAGAGCGTTAACCTGTCGGTCCAATCGTGGAACAGCCTGACCTGGTTTTGCGACTGCGGGCCGGACCAGATGAGGCCCCAATGCTGGCCGGCGACTTCAAAGCCGTCGCAATAGGGGCAAGGCACGATAGACCCGCCCCAGCCTTCGGCAAAACCCGGAACGTCAGGCATCTGGTCAACGATGCCATAGCTCAGGATTAGGCGGCACGCCCCAAGGCTTTCGCCATCGCCAGTGAGGACGGAGAATTTGTCGATGGTGCCAGAGATGCTGTCGGCCCGGGCGTTGACCAGCCTGACCGTGGGATAACGCGCCAGTTGCTGCCGCGCCTCGGCCAGAATGTCCAACGGTGGCTTGTGATCGTGGCCGAGCAGACCATGCGAGTGGTCAGCGAAGCGGTTGCGCGGCAGGCCGGTATCGAGAACGGTGACCTTGCGGCGAGCGCGGCCGAGCTGCAGCGCGGCGGCGAGACCGGCAAAGCTGCCGCCAATGATGATAACGTCATTCATGGTGATGGGCTCCGTGTTATGGATGGAGGGGGATGGGCTGGGCTGAGCGGTGGCCTGGGCGCGGGGGATTCCAACGATGGAAAGCGCGGTAAGCTTCAGCAGGGTTCGTCGTTGCATGGGGTCCCCCTTGTGTTTTAGTCGGCGCAATATCGTCAGA from Bradyrhizobium sp. AZCC 1693 encodes:
- a CDS encoding NAD(P)/FAD-dependent oxidoreductase, translating into MNDVIIIGGSFAGLAAALQLGRARRKVTVLDTGLPRNRFADHSHGLLGHDHKPPLDILAEARQQLARYPTVRLVNARADSISGTIDKFSVLTGDGESLGACRLILSYGIVDQMPDVPGFAEGWGGSIVPCPYCDGFEVAGQHWGLIWSGPQSQNQVRLFHDWTDRLTLFADGHDIPPDIRADLASRNVPVVDGRITGIAHHGAHNATVKLDTGPDVAVDILFAHPRNKPSASLHESLGLATVDTPLGIALKVDERRQTSMPGIYAAGDLANPLMPSVTTASWQGAMAGIFAQQSMLV